The genomic interval GCTCAATTTTTAATAAACTTTTTTGTAATATTACTGTAAATATAATTTTTGATGCGAAAGTTAAAACACAAAAACAGACATAAAACACATGCCAATCCGCTAGAATATACGGGGCTGCACAAGCGTTTTGAGTCCGCTTTGCAATTATTTGTGTATGATGATAAAGGTTTTAAGGAGGATTCAGATTGTACAGTAGAAGATTTTAAGAAAATTGATTTAACCAAAAATAATTGGCTCAATCTCCATGGTTTGAATGATGCGGACTTGATGGAACGTATTGGAGATTTTTTTAAAATTGATCCTTTTATCCTTTCGGATATTGTAAATACCAACAGGAGAACCAAACATGAGGAGTTTGAAAACACCTTGTTCTTCAATATCAAATCGCTTTTGCCAACCGAAGGAACAGACAATATACATGTAGAACAAATCAGTTTTTTGTTAAAAAAAGGCGTTTTGATTTCGTTTCAAGAAAAAAAGAGTGATTTTTTCACACACATTCGAGAGCGAATTCGTGCCCATACAGGGATTGTTAGGGAAAAGAAGACTGATTACTTGCTTTATTTGCTGCTAGATGCGATTATGGAGAATTTTTACATCACAATCGAAAATGAAGAGGATAAGATTGAAGAGTTGATTGTGTTATCCAAATCGAGTTCCAATCCAGATATTTTAATTCGAATTGAAAAACACCGAGACAATTTTAATTTATTGAAACGTTCGATTGTGCCTTTAAGGGATTCGTTGTTGGCGATTAAAAACTTGAAAGACAACGAATATTTTGTAATGATAGAAAATGATTCTTTTCATTATTTTTCGCGTTTGAGTCAAAAAAGTATCGAGCTTTTGGAACAAATCGAGTCGGATATGGGAATTCTAGAAAGTGCTTCTAATTTCTTTTTTTCGTCCCAATCACATAAGATGAATGAGATCATGAAGACCTTAACGGTGATTTCGGCTATCTTTATTCCGCTTACTTTTATTGTTGGGGTTTATGGGATGAATTTTGACAATATGCCTGAATTGAAATATAATAACGGTTATTATACAATTATTGGGGTGATGGTCTTGATTGGTTTGATGATGGTTTTCTATTTCAAGAAAAGAAAGTGGTTTTGATTTAATTTAGATAAAAAATATAAAAATGAGTAAAGCAATTTATGTAGCGACCAGTGAATTTAATAGTGGAAAATCTATTATCACTTTGGGATTGATGAGTATGCTGATGGGGAAAACGGCAAAAGTTGGCTATTTTAGACCTATTATCGAAGATTTTGAAGACGGAAAGCTGGACAATCACATAGAAACGGTTCTTTCTCATTTTAATTTAGACATCGCTTTTGAAGACGCTTATGCCTTTACCAAAAGCAAATTAATCAAGAAGAAAAATCAAGGAAAAATAGGAGAGGTTTTGGATATAATTATCGAAAAATTCAAATGTCTTGAAGAAAAGTATGATTTTGTTTTGGTAGAAGGGACGAGCTTTAGTGGCGAAGGAACTGCAATCGAAATGGATTTGAATGTCTTGATTGCCAAAAACCTTGGTATTCCAGCTATTATTGTAAGCAGTGGAGTAGGGAAAACCTTGGACGAATTTGTAGATAGTCTGTATCTAGCCTACGATTCCTTCAAAGTGAAAGACGTTGAGGTATTAGCGGTGGTTGCCAATAAAGTACAACCCGAGAACTTAGAATTGGCCGTTAATGGATTGAAAGCAATTTTACCCAAAGACGTTTTGGTAAATTCTTTTCCGTTGATATCTAGTTTGAAAAATCCTTCTATGCGAGAGATTATCGAAGAATTGAATGCAACCGTTTTGTTTGGTCACGACTATTTGAATAATGAAGTGGGAACATTTAGCGTAGGCGCTATGCAACTGCATAACTATTTGCGTCACCTAAAAGATAAAGGATTGGTGATTACTCCTGGAGATAGAGCCGATATTATTATGGGAGCCTTACAAGCCAACGAATCGGCGAATTATCCTTCTATATCGGGAATTATTTTGACAGGAAATATTGTTCCAGAAGATAGTATTATGAAGTTGATCGAAGGGTTAACAAGTATTGTTCCGATTATTGCGGTTGAGGAAGGTACTTATATGATTACCAATAAAATCGGAAATATAAATTCTAAGATTTATGCCGATAACGCCAATAAAATTGAAACTTCTATCAATACTTTTGAAAAGTATTTTGATGTAGACGCATTAGCCAGTAAACTGAGTGCATTTGAAGTCGAAGGTATGACTCCAAAAATGTTCCAATACAACTTGGTGAAACGTGCGAAGCAGCATCGTAAACATATTGTTTTGCCCGAAGGAAGTGACGACCGTATTATTTTAGCTGCTTCGAGATTATTGGCTATGGACGTTGTAGACATTTCGATTATTGGGAACAAAAAACAAATAGAGCAAAAAGTAAATGAGTTAGGAATCGATTTTGATTTCGATAAAATAAAAATCATAAACCCGATTGAATCGGAATATTACGAGGATTATGCCAATACGTATTATGAATTGCGAAAAGCCAAAAATGTGACTTTGGCCATGGCAAAGGATTTACTGGTAGATGTGTCTTATTTTGGAACCATGATGGTGTACAAAGGACATGCAGACGGAATGGTTTCTGGTGCGGCACATACTACACAGCACACTATTTTACCTGCTTTGCAATTCATTAAAACCAAACCAGAATCCTCTGTGGTTTCATCTGTGTTTTTTATGTGCTTGGAAGACAGAGTTTCGGTTTTTGGAGATTGTGCTATTAACCCAAATCCAACGGCAGAACAATTGGCCGAAATCGCTATTTCGTCAGCAGATACGAGTTTGGCTTTTGGGATTGAACCTAAAGTGGCAATGTTATCCTATTCTTCTGGTTCCTCTGGAAAAGGAGACGAAGTGGATAAAGTGCGTAAAGCAACCGAAATTGTACGTGCCAAACGTCCCGATTTGAAAATCGAAGGCCCTATCCAATACGATGCAGCGGTGGATAAAACAGTAGGATTAAGCAAAATGCCAAATTCGGAGGTAGCAGGACAAGCCAGCGTGCTTATTTTTCCTGATTTGAATACCGGAAACAATACGTATAAAGCCGTTCAAAGAGAAACTGGAGCTTTAGCAATTGGTCCTATGTTGCAAGGATTAAACAAACCAGTAAACGATTTGAGTCGTGGTTGTACCGTTGATGATATCATCAATACGGTTGTGATTACGGCAATTCAAGCACAGGGACTTTAGGGAAAAGTTTAATCGTTTAAATGTTTAGAGTTTAAAAGGTTTGAAAATTGTCATCGTATTTAGTATAAATAAAAAAACTTAGATTCTTAGCAACTCAGAAGCTCAGCATCTCAAAAATTAAAAAAATGAAAATAGTAATCATCAATTCAGGGAGTTCGTCTATCAAATACCAATTAATGACTATGCCCGAAAGAGCGGTTGTTTGTTCGGGAATGATTGATAGAATCGGGTTAGAAACTTCAAATTTCACTTATAAAACAGATAGTCATACCATTGAAGAAGTGGTGCCAATTGCGAATCATAAAATAGGACTAGAGAAAATAGCTCAATTATTATTGGATGATAAAGTGGGAGTAATCAAGTCTAAAGATGAAATTGACGCTGTAGGGCATCGTGTAGTTCACGGTGGTGCAATTTTTACTAAAACTGTTGAAGTTACTGAGGAAGTAAAGAAAGAGATTGATGAACTGTCGCAACTCGCGCCTTTGCATAATCCTGCCCATTTGGAAGGAATTGTAGTGGCAGAAGAAATTTTTTCAAACGCCAAACAAGTAGTTGTTTTTGATACCGCTTTTCATCAAACGATTCCTGAAGTGGCGTATAAATATGCGATTCCGAATGAATTATTAGAAAAAAATAAAATCAGAACCTATGGTTTTCATGGAACTAGTCATAAATACGTATCGGAGAAAGCTATTGCCTATTTAGAAAATCATTCCAAAATAATCTGTATCCATTTGGGGAACGGTTGCAGTATTACCGCTATCAAAGACGGGAAAAGTTTTGATCACAGTATGGGTTTTTCGCCTTCAAACGGTTTGATTATGGGAACGCGTGCAGGTGATATTGACCAATCGGTTATTTTCTATTTGGTAAAAACTTTGGGTTATACTATGGACGAGGTGAGTTCTTTATTATTGAAAAAAAGTGGTATGCTTGGTCTTACCGGTTATAGTGATTTGAGAGATATTGAAGAACACGCTGGTAACGGAAATAAAGATTGTCAGCTGGCATTGGATATGAATGTGTACCGAATTCAGAAATATATTGGCGCCTACACCGCTGCTATGAACGGTTTGGATGCCATTGTATTTACGGCTGGAATAGGGGAGAACTCGTCTTATATTCGTAAATCGGTTTGTGCTAATATGGATTTCTTTGGGTTGACATTGGATGATGCCAAAAACGATTTGCGTTCCAAGGATATAAGAGAAATCAACACAGTTGATTCTAAAACTAAAATCTTGGTGATTCCGACCAATGAGGAGTTGGAGATTGCTAATCAGGTGTATGAGTTGTTGTAAAAGTTCCGCAAAAGGGTTTTTACCATATAAGTCATTTAAGTTTTTTATTGTGATTTTTTGAACCATATAAGAAATAGAAGTTCATATAAGTTTAGTACGCTTAAAAGCGCCCAACTATGTGCAATTTAATACAATTTTATCATTGAATTTACAGTTTTGCATTTTGTCAAATCGAGGAGTAATTTTTATTCTAAAAAAAGCAATATAAAATGACGTTATTTGAATGTTAGCACTTCTAATTCCCCTCTTGAGAGGGGTTAGGGGTGTGTTTTTTAAGTATTTGTAAATCAGGCATTTAAAGCAAAACGTCATAGGTAGCGAAGTCGAGATTATTTACTGCTATTATTTTTGCGAATAAATTCACAAAGGAAAGCCGATTAGTCTGTCATCCTGAAAGGATCCAAGCAAGCTGATACAAAGTAGTTCTGCAAAATAAAAGGAATCGAAGTTGAGTAAAATCAATTTTGGTTCCTTTTTTGGTTTCAAAGGAATTGGTTTTGGAGATAGGTATTTTAATTTTTATCGAATAGTCCTTGATTACGGATTTGCCCCTGATGGTAGCGGCAGCCCTGACTGAAAAAAGACTATTTTTTACGGGAAATGCAGAGCGACCAGAGGAAGCTCCTGCAATGACCTAGTAAAAAAAGGATTTTGAGGGAAGGCTATAGCGGACAGCAGGATGAGGCACAAAAAAAAGCGAAAACTATTAATTTTCGCCTTGCTGTTATATGATTTTTTTGATGACTCTCAATTTATGGGTGTGTCTGTTGGTTTCGGGATTGTAGATGCCAAGGTGGTCTAGGCGGTCGATACGTATTTTTCCGCTGGCGTGAATGATGTAATTATCGGCCATAATGATACCAACGTGGGTGATGTTTCCTTCTTCATTATCAAAAAATGCCAAATCTCCTGGTTCACTTTCTTCGATAAAACTGAGTGGTTCGCCTTGTGCTGCTTGCTGTGAGGCATCGCGAAGTAGTTTATAACCATTGAGTTTGTACACCATTTGAGTGAAGCCCGAGCAATCGACTCCAAAAGGCGTTTTTCCGCCCCAAAGATAAGGTGCGTTTAAATATAAGTACGCTGTATTGATGAGGTTCGTTTTATTCTTGATACCGTTGACTTTGGTTCCCTCGAATTCAAAATTACTGATGTTGATTTCGCTATTATATATAAAAGAAAGCGAAGCCCCTAACGGAATAGGAATCAACAAATTGGTAGGCGTGGTGATATATTCAATCAAATCGGCATTGAGAATGATGGTGTCATTGGACAGCTGATTGTAATTGGCTTCGGAAATAAGTTGGCATTGTTTGGAGTCAATCCAGCCTTCGTATCCATCATATTGCAATTGGATGCGATACCATTGTTTGAGTTGTTCCAAAACTTTGAAATGTTCTCCAAAGAGTACTTGTGAAACGATTTCAGATCGATCCGACGGTTCAAACCGAAGGGGGATTATAGCCAGATTGCAAATTCCGAACATGTATTGTATTTTATGAGTTGAGGTCTAAATCTTATTGTAATTTGTAAATATGACTTAGCACTGATTTATTATTTATGCTTTTTCGATCACCACTGCCGATGCACCACCACCACCGTTACAAATGGCTGCGGCACCTATCTTGCTTTTGTTTTGTTCTAAAACATTAATCAAAGTCACCAGAATTCGCGCTCCTGAACAACCTAAAGGGTGGCCAAGGGAAACTGCTCCTCCATTTATGTTGATTTTGTTGGTGTCTATATTTAGAATCTTTGCGTTTGCCAAACCTACTACGGCAAAGGCTTCGTTGAGTTCAAAATAATCTACTTGATTCAGATTGATTCCTGCTTTGGCTAGGGCTTTAGGCAAGGCTTTGGAAGGACTAGTAGTAAACCATTTAGACTCTTGTGCAGCGTCAGCATAACTTTTTATATATGCTAAAGGTTTTATACCTAAACTGATGGCTTTTTCTTCACTCATCAAGACTAAAGCGGCAGCTCCGTCATTGATAGTAGAAGCGTTTGCAGCTGTTACAGTTCCATCTGGGGTAAAAACAGCTCTTAACGAGGGAATTTTTTCCAGCATTACATTGGTGAACTCTTCGTCTTTACTAATGATAATCGGATCTCCTTTGCGCTGTTTTACGGCTACAGGAACAATTTCGTTTTCGAATTTTCCGTTTGCCCATGCGTTTGCAGAGCGAGTATATGATTCGATTGCGTAGGCATCTTGTTCTTCACGAGATATTTTATATTCTGTTGCGCATAAATCGGCACAAACACCCATGGCTTGATTGTCATAAGCGTCGGTAAGGCCATCTTTCTGCATTCCGTCAACGAGTGTGGCTGGTCCAAATTTAGTTCCGCTACGCAAATGCATGTAATGT from Flavobacterium ovatum carries:
- the corA gene encoding magnesium/cobalt transporter CorA, coding for MRKLKHKNRHKTHANPLEYTGLHKRFESALQLFVYDDKGFKEDSDCTVEDFKKIDLTKNNWLNLHGLNDADLMERIGDFFKIDPFILSDIVNTNRRTKHEEFENTLFFNIKSLLPTEGTDNIHVEQISFLLKKGVLISFQEKKSDFFTHIRERIRAHTGIVREKKTDYLLYLLLDAIMENFYITIENEEDKIEELIVLSKSSSNPDILIRIEKHRDNFNLLKRSIVPLRDSLLAIKNLKDNEYFVMIENDSFHYFSRLSQKSIELLEQIESDMGILESASNFFFSSQSHKMNEIMKTLTVISAIFIPLTFIVGVYGMNFDNMPELKYNNGYYTIIGVMVLIGLMMVFYFKKRKWF
- the pta gene encoding phosphate acetyltransferase, which codes for MSKAIYVATSEFNSGKSIITLGLMSMLMGKTAKVGYFRPIIEDFEDGKLDNHIETVLSHFNLDIAFEDAYAFTKSKLIKKKNQGKIGEVLDIIIEKFKCLEEKYDFVLVEGTSFSGEGTAIEMDLNVLIAKNLGIPAIIVSSGVGKTLDEFVDSLYLAYDSFKVKDVEVLAVVANKVQPENLELAVNGLKAILPKDVLVNSFPLISSLKNPSMREIIEELNATVLFGHDYLNNEVGTFSVGAMQLHNYLRHLKDKGLVITPGDRADIIMGALQANESANYPSISGIILTGNIVPEDSIMKLIEGLTSIVPIIAVEEGTYMITNKIGNINSKIYADNANKIETSINTFEKYFDVDALASKLSAFEVEGMTPKMFQYNLVKRAKQHRKHIVLPEGSDDRIILAASRLLAMDVVDISIIGNKKQIEQKVNELGIDFDFDKIKIINPIESEYYEDYANTYYELRKAKNVTLAMAKDLLVDVSYFGTMMVYKGHADGMVSGAAHTTQHTILPALQFIKTKPESSVVSSVFFMCLEDRVSVFGDCAINPNPTAEQLAEIAISSADTSLAFGIEPKVAMLSYSSGSSGKGDEVDKVRKATEIVRAKRPDLKIEGPIQYDAAVDKTVGLSKMPNSEVAGQASVLIFPDLNTGNNTYKAVQRETGALAIGPMLQGLNKPVNDLSRGCTVDDIINTVVITAIQAQGL
- a CDS encoding acetate kinase, whose amino-acid sequence is MKIVIINSGSSSIKYQLMTMPERAVVCSGMIDRIGLETSNFTYKTDSHTIEEVVPIANHKIGLEKIAQLLLDDKVGVIKSKDEIDAVGHRVVHGGAIFTKTVEVTEEVKKEIDELSQLAPLHNPAHLEGIVVAEEIFSNAKQVVVFDTAFHQTIPEVAYKYAIPNELLEKNKIRTYGFHGTSHKYVSEKAIAYLENHSKIICIHLGNGCSITAIKDGKSFDHSMGFSPSNGLIMGTRAGDIDQSVIFYLVKTLGYTMDEVSSLLLKKSGMLGLTGYSDLRDIEEHAGNGNKDCQLALDMNVYRIQKYIGAYTAAMNGLDAIVFTAGIGENSSYIRKSVCANMDFFGLTLDDAKNDLRSKDIREINTVDSKTKILVIPTNEELEIANQVYELL
- a CDS encoding C40 family peptidase; this encodes MFGICNLAIIPLRFEPSDRSEIVSQVLFGEHFKVLEQLKQWYRIQLQYDGYEGWIDSKQCQLISEANYNQLSNDTIILNADLIEYITTPTNLLIPIPLGASLSFIYNSEINISNFEFEGTKVNGIKNKTNLINTAYLYLNAPYLWGGKTPFGVDCSGFTQMVYKLNGYKLLRDASQQAAQGEPLSFIEESEPGDLAFFDNEEGNITHVGIIMADNYIIHASGKIRIDRLDHLGIYNPETNRHTHKLRVIKKII
- a CDS encoding acetyl-CoA C-acyltransferase; its protein translation is MSPKIVIVSAVRTPIGSFMGGLSSIPAPELGAIAIKGALDKIQLDPSLIDEVYMGQVVQAGAGQAPARQAAILAGLPDTVPCTTVNKVCASGMKAVMFASQAIACGDAEIVVAGGMENMSMIPHYMHLRSGTKFGPATLVDGMQKDGLTDAYDNQAMGVCADLCATEYKISREEQDAYAIESYTRSANAWANGKFENEIVPVAVKQRKGDPIIISKDEEFTNVMLEKIPSLRAVFTPDGTVTAANASTINDGAAALVLMSEEKAISLGIKPLAYIKSYADAAQESKWFTTSPSKALPKALAKAGINLNQVDYFELNEAFAVVGLANAKILNIDTNKININGGAVSLGHPLGCSGARILVTLINVLEQNKSKIGAAAICNGGGGASAVVIEKA